From Halomarina ordinaria:
GAACTCGTCACGGGTTCGTCCGTAACGAGGACGACGCCGAGGGCGATGACGGCGAGGATGCCGTTCGACACCAGCGCGACGGTCGTACTCGGGATGTTCTCCATCGCGGCCTTGGTGAAGATGGGGACGAACGTGTAGGCCACGAGCGCGACGACCGCCCACAGGAGGTAACCGGCTGCCATTGTGTGAACCGGGGGGCGCGCGGGGATGGCGGTTTCGAACCCGACGCGACGGGGACGCGTTCGGAGGCGCGCGTCGTGACTCGGCGGCGTGGGTGCTGGAAAACGAGGGTCGAACTGCCCGGAGGGGGTGATTCGCGCGGACCGGGTCGGGACGGAGGTACCGACGTCAGCGGGCGGCGAGCGGGCGGCCGGCGGTCGTCGCCTCGTCGCGGGCGACGGTCACCGAGACGCCGCGGGCGCGGAGGCTCTCGGCCATCCGACCGGCGGTGACCCCCGCGTAGTTCGCGGCCTGTTCGAGCGTGAGCTCGCCCGCTTCGTAGAGTGCGGTCGCCGTCTCGACGGCGTGAGTGCGCATGTGAACAACGATGTGGGTTACCCCTATAAGTATATCGTGAGATAATATATCTATAAGGTCGTATCGTTGACCCTTACAGGGGTTACAGGTTCTGGTGATTCCCTAGAGGGGCCGACGCCGGCGGCGAACCGGTCGGGGGACTGGCCGGCGTAGGAGGCGGCCTGTTCGAGCGTCAGCGTGCCGGAACGGTACAGTTCGGTCGCGAGGAGGACGGCGTGTCGACGCATGAGTACGAGTTCGGATACTTCGTTCAAGTATGT
This genomic window contains:
- a CDS encoding DUF7317 family protein, coding for MRRHAVLLATELYRSGTLTLEQAASYAGQSPDRFAAGVGPSRESPEPVTPVRVNDTTL
- a CDS encoding DUF7317 family protein is translated as MRTHAVETATALYEAGELTLEQAANYAGVTAGRMAESLRARGVSVTVARDEATTAGRPLAAR